Proteins from one Streptococcus mitis B6 genomic window:
- a CDS encoding energy-coupling factor transporter transmembrane component T family protein: MQAKLIGYQHRDTVIHRLSGAGKLLFFILVSLAAMISYDTRLLVLIAIFSIFLLYLSEIRFKDVSFVAVFATVFAILNVLMVYLFSPEYGVGLYGERSVIWQGIGAYTLTSQELFYLLNLAIKYLCTIPLAIIFLMTTHPSQFASSLNQIGVPYKIAYSVSLTLRYIPDLQEEFFTIKMSQEARGMELSKKASLMQRIKGNLRIITPLIFSSLERIDTIATAMELRRFGKEKKRTWYSYQVLKKGDYLTLLLAALFLVASLLLILQNQGRFYNPWK; the protein is encoded by the coding sequence ATGCAAGCTAAATTAATCGGTTACCAGCATAGAGATACTGTGATTCATCGCTTGTCAGGAGCTGGGAAACTCCTCTTTTTCATTCTCGTGTCATTGGCGGCCATGATTAGCTATGATACCAGACTGCTTGTTCTGATTGCCATCTTTTCGATATTTCTCCTCTATTTGTCAGAAATCCGTTTTAAAGATGTTTCCTTTGTAGCTGTTTTTGCGACGGTATTTGCGATTTTGAATGTCTTGATGGTCTATCTCTTTTCTCCCGAGTATGGGGTTGGACTTTATGGAGAGAGAAGTGTGATTTGGCAGGGAATCGGTGCCTACACTCTGACCAGTCAAGAGCTCTTTTATCTGCTAAATTTGGCTATTAAGTACCTTTGCACCATTCCTCTGGCTATTATCTTTTTGATGACAACCCACCCTAGTCAGTTTGCTTCCAGTTTAAATCAAATTGGTGTGCCTTACAAGATTGCCTATTCAGTCAGCCTGACTTTGCGCTATATTCCAGATTTGCAGGAAGAATTCTTTACTATCAAGATGTCTCAGGAAGCGCGTGGGATGGAATTATCCAAGAAAGCTTCTCTTATGCAACGAATCAAAGGCAATCTGCGCATTATTACTCCCTTGATTTTCAGCTCGCTAGAACGCATTGATACCATCGCGACTGCCATGGAGCTTCGACGCTTTGGGAAAGAGAAAAAACGCACTTGGTATAGTTATCAGGTCTTGAAAAAAGGAGACTATCTTACTTTGCTCTTGGCAGCCTTGTTTTTAGTAGCTAGTTTACTACTTATCTTGCAGAATCAGGGACGATTTTACAACCCTTGGAAATAG
- a CDS encoding tRNA (cytidine(34)-2'-O)-methyltransferase, which produces MTNHIVLFEPQIPQNTGNIARTCAATNSPLHIIKPMGFPIDDRKMKRAGLDYWDKLEIYFYESLEDFMSQMKGKLYLISKFAEKVYSDVDLSTNEDHYFLFGREDKGLPEDFMREHPEKALRIPMNDEHVRSLNVSNTVCMIVYEALRQQNFSGLELVHTYEVDKLK; this is translated from the coding sequence ATGACAAATCACATTGTATTATTTGAACCTCAAATTCCACAAAATACAGGCAATATCGCGCGTACTTGCGCTGCGACCAATTCTCCCCTCCACATCATCAAGCCAATGGGCTTTCCTATTGACGACCGCAAGATGAAGCGAGCTGGATTGGATTATTGGGATAAGCTAGAGATTTATTTTTACGAGAGTTTGGAGGATTTCATGTCTCAGATGAAGGGAAAACTCTATCTGATTTCGAAATTCGCGGAAAAAGTCTATTCTGATGTGGATTTATCGACTAATGAAGACCATTATTTTCTCTTTGGACGTGAAGACAAGGGCTTGCCGGAGGACTTTATGCGAGAACATCCTGAGAAGGCTCTCCGTATTCCTATGAATGATGAACATGTCCGCAGTCTCAATGTGTCTAATACCGTCTGCATGATTGTCTACGAAGCCCTTCGCCAGCAGAACTTTTCAGGTCTTGAGCTTGTTCATACCTATGAAGTGGATAAATTGAAATAA
- the pheS gene encoding phenylalanine--tRNA ligase subunit alpha, producing MSTIEEQLKALREETLASLKQITAENEKEMQDLRVSVLGKKGSLTEILKGMKDVSAEMRPIIGKHVNEARDVLTAAFEETAKLLEEKKVAAQLASESIDVTLPGRPVATGHRHVLTQTSEEIEDIFIGMGYQVVDGFEVEQDYYNFERMNLPKDHPARDMQDTFYITEEILLRTHTSPVQARAMDAHDFSKGPLKMISPGRVFRRDTDDATHSHQFHQIEGLVVGKNISMADLQGTLQLIVQKMFGEERQIRLRPSYFPFTEPSVEVDVSCFKCCRAGCNVCKKTGWIEIMGAGMVHPRVLEMSGIDATVYSGFAFGLGQERVAMLRYGINDIRGFYQGDIRFSEQFK from the coding sequence ATGTCAACTATTGAAGAACAATTAAAAGCGCTTCGCGAAGAAACGCTGGCTAGCTTGAAGCAGATTACTGCTGAAAATGAAAAAGAGATGCAAGATTTGCGTGTCTCTGTCCTTGGTAAAAAGGGTTCGCTCACTGAAATCCTCAAAGGGATGAAAGATGTCTCTGCAGAGATGCGTCCAATCATTGGGAAACACGTCAATGAAGCTCGTGATGTCTTGACAGCAGCCTTTGAAGAAACAGCTAAGCTCTTGGAAGAAAAGAAAGTCGCGGCTCAACTGGCTAGCGAGAGTATCGATGTGACGCTTCCAGGTCGTCCAGTTGCGACGGGTCACCGTCATGTCCTCACACAAACCAGTGAAGAAATCGAAGATATTTTCATTGGGATGGGTTACCAAGTCGTGGATGGTTTTGAAGTAGAGCAAGACTACTATAACTTTGAGCGTATGAACCTTCCCAAAGATCATCCGGCTCGTGATATGCAGGATACTTTCTATATCACAGAAGAGATCTTGCTCCGTACTCACACGTCTCCAGTTCAAGCGCGTGCTATGGATGCCCATGATTTTTCTAAAGGTCCTTTGAAAATGATCTCACCAGGGCGTGTCTTCCGTCGTGACACAGACGATGCGACCCACAGTCACCAGTTCCACCAAATCGAAGGCTTGGTAGTTGGGAAAAATATCTCTATGGCAGACCTTCAAGGAACCCTTCAGTTGATTGTGCAAAAAATGTTCGGTGAAGAGCGTCAAATTCGTTTGCGTCCATCTTACTTCCCATTCACAGAGCCATCGGTTGAAGTGGACGTTTCTTGCTTCAAATGTTGTAGAGCGGGATGTAATGTCTGTAAGAAGACTGGTTGGATCGAGATTATGGGTGCCGGTATGGTTCACCCACGTGTCCTTGAAATGAGTGGTATCGATGCGACTGTTTACTCTGGATTTGCCTTTGGTCTTGGGCAAGAGCGTGTAGCTATGCTCCGTTACGGAATCAACGATATTCGTGGCTTCTACCAAGGAGATATCCGCTTCTCAGAACAGTTTAAATAA
- the trkA gene encoding Trk system potassium transporter TrkA: MKIILVGGGKVGFALCRSLVAEKHDVLLIEQDEAVLNHIVSRFDIIGIPGNGADFAILEQASVQDCDIFIALTEYDEVNMIAAVLAKKMGAKETIVRVRNPEYSNSYFKEKNILGFSLIVNPELLAARAIANIIDFPNALSVERFFGGRVSLMEFTVKSSSSLCQMPISDFRKKFGNVIVCAIERDHQIIIPSGDMTVQDKDRIFVTGNRVDMMLFHNYFKSRAVKSLLIVGAGRIAYYLLGILKDSRIDTKVIEINPEIASFFSEKFPNLYIVQGDGTTKDILLEESAQNYDAVATLTGVDEENLITSMFLDRVGVQKNITKVNRTSLLEIIHAPDFSSIITPKSIAVDTIMHFIRGRVNAQYSDLQAMHHLANGQIETLQFHIKEANKMTAKPLSQLKLKKGVLIAAIIRKGKTIFPTGEDMLEVGDKLLVTTLLPNITKIYDLIAR, translated from the coding sequence ATGAAAATTATCCTTGTCGGAGGGGGAAAAGTTGGTTTTGCCCTCTGTCGCTCCTTGGTTGCAGAAAAGCATGATGTTTTGCTGATCGAGCAAGACGAAGCTGTTCTCAATCATATTGTCAGTCGCTTTGATATCATTGGTATCCCTGGTAACGGAGCTGATTTTGCCATTCTTGAGCAAGCCAGCGTCCAAGATTGTGATATCTTTATCGCCCTGACTGAGTACGATGAAGTGAACATGATTGCAGCCGTTCTAGCCAAAAAAATGGGAGCTAAAGAGACCATCGTTCGGGTGCGGAACCCTGAATATTCTAACTCTTATTTCAAGGAAAAGAATATTCTCGGTTTTTCTCTTATCGTTAATCCTGAGCTCCTAGCTGCCCGCGCTATCGCGAATATCATTGACTTCCCCAACGCCCTATCTGTCGAACGTTTCTTTGGTGGACGGGTCAGCTTGATGGAATTCACTGTTAAATCCTCCAGTAGTCTTTGCCAAATGCCCATTTCTGATTTTCGGAAAAAATTTGGCAATGTCATTGTCTGTGCGATAGAGAGGGATCATCAAATTATCATTCCAAGCGGTGACATGACTGTACAGGATAAAGATAGAATCTTTGTCACTGGTAACCGTGTTGACATGATGCTCTTCCATAATTATTTCAAGTCTCGTGCCGTGAAGAGTCTTCTTATTGTTGGAGCTGGTAGAATTGCCTATTATCTACTAGGTATCCTCAAAGACAGTCGTATAGATACCAAGGTTATTGAAATCAATCCTGAAATCGCCAGCTTCTTTAGCGAGAAATTCCCAAATCTCTACATCGTTCAAGGAGATGGTACCACAAAAGATATTCTGCTGGAAGAAAGTGCTCAAAACTATGATGCCGTTGCGACTCTAACAGGAGTCGATGAGGAAAATCTGATTACCTCTATGTTCCTTGACAGGGTAGGTGTACAGAAAAATATTACCAAGGTCAATCGTACCAGTCTCCTCGAGATTATCCATGCACCTGATTTTTCAAGTATCATCACACCTAAAAGCATCGCTGTTGATACAATCATGCACTTTATTCGTGGTCGGGTTAATGCTCAGTATTCAGACCTTCAAGCCATGCACCATCTAGCCAATGGCCAAATCGAAACCCTGCAATTCCATATCAAGGAAGCTAATAAGATGACTGCCAAACCTCTTTCTCAACTCAAACTGAAAAAAGGGGTTCTTATAGCAGCCATCATTCGAAAGGGCAAAACTATTTTCCCTACTGGGGAGGATATGCTGGAAGTTGGAGACAAGCTCCTAGTAACAACTTTGTTGCCAAACATCACCAAGATTTATGACTTGATTGCGAGGTAA
- a CDS encoding ABC transporter ATP-binding protein, which produces MKEAIIEWKDFSFRYETQQEPTLQGVDLTIYKGEKVLIVGPSGSGKSTLGQCLNGIIPNIYKGQMSGEFLIKGQAAFDMSIYDKSHLVSTVLQDTDGQFIGLSVAEDLAFALENDVTNLEEMKSRVHKWAEKLDLLPLLAQRPQDLSGGQKQRVSLAGVLIDESPILLFDEPLANLDPKSGQDIIELIDQIHKEEGTTTLIIEHRLEDVLHRPVDRIVLINNSRILFNGGPDQLLATDLLTQNGIREPLYLTTLRQLGVDLVKEEQLADLDNLSISKGQVQLQNELAKETPELQSLFKLEDVSFSYDDRPILKFIHLDIKKGEKIAIVGKNGAGKSTLAKALSSFIQTEGRFLWEGQDIKGDSVAERAGRVGYVLQNPNQMISTSMIFDEVALGLRLRGVDEKEIETRVYETLKICGLYEFRNWPISALSFGQKKRVTIASILVLGAEIILLDEPTAGQDQKNYTEIMEFLEELHQKGHTIVMITHDMQLMLDYSDRALVMVDGELIADTDPASLLSNPELLVKANLKETSIFNLAKKLDVDPLALTAFYKERREGCKLN; this is translated from the coding sequence ATGAAAGAAGCTATAATTGAGTGGAAGGATTTCTCTTTCCGGTATGAAACACAACAAGAACCGACCTTGCAAGGGGTGGACTTGACCATTTACAAGGGAGAGAAAGTCTTAATTGTTGGGCCATCGGGGTCAGGCAAGTCTACCTTGGGTCAGTGTTTGAATGGAATTATTCCCAATATTTACAAGGGCCAGATGTCTGGAGAATTTTTAATCAAGGGGCAAGCGGCCTTTGATATGAGCATCTATGATAAGTCTCATCTGGTTAGCACAGTTTTGCAGGATACAGATGGGCAGTTTATTGGCTTGTCTGTGGCAGAAGATTTGGCTTTTGCTCTGGAAAATGATGTGACAAATCTAGAGGAGATGAAAAGCCGTGTTCATAAATGGGCTGAAAAGCTGGACCTTCTCCCTTTACTAGCTCAGCGTCCCCAGGATTTGTCTGGTGGACAAAAGCAGCGGGTCAGTCTGGCTGGTGTCTTGATTGATGAGAGTCCGATTCTCTTGTTTGATGAGCCACTCGCCAATCTGGATCCCAAGTCAGGTCAGGATATTATCGAATTGATTGACCAGATTCATAAGGAAGAGGGGACGACGACCCTTATTATTGAGCACCGTTTGGAGGACGTTCTGCATCGCCCTGTGGATCGGATTGTCTTGATAAACAATAGTCGTATCCTCTTTAATGGTGGACCTGACCAGCTACTGGCGACTGATTTATTGACACAAAATGGAATTCGAGAACCCCTTTATCTAACCACTCTCCGTCAATTGGGTGTGGATTTAGTCAAGGAAGAACAATTAGCAGATCTGGATAACTTGTCCATCTCAAAAGGTCAGGTTCAGCTGCAGAATGAACTGGCAAAAGAAACCCCAGAATTGCAGTCACTCTTTAAATTAGAGGACGTGTCTTTTTCTTATGATGATAGACCGATTTTAAAATTCATTCATTTAGATATTAAAAAGGGTGAAAAAATTGCCATTGTCGGAAAAAATGGAGCGGGGAAATCAACTCTAGCCAAGGCCTTAAGCAGCTTTATTCAGACTGAAGGCCGCTTTCTTTGGGAAGGACAGGATATAAAAGGAGATTCTGTTGCAGAGCGGGCGGGACGAGTAGGCTATGTGCTACAAAATCCCAATCAAATGATTTCGACCAGCATGATTTTTGATGAGGTAGCTCTGGGACTTCGTTTGCGAGGTGTGGACGAGAAGGAAATTGAAACGAGAGTCTATGAAACCTTGAAAATCTGTGGTCTCTATGAATTCCGTAATTGGCCCATTTCTGCCCTGTCATTTGGTCAGAAAAAACGTGTGACTATTGCATCGATTTTGGTCTTAGGGGCTGAAATTATCCTCCTAGATGAACCGACAGCAGGTCAAGACCAGAAGAACTATACTGAGATTATGGAATTTCTCGAAGAGTTACATCAAAAAGGGCATACCATTGTCATGATTACCCATGATATGCAATTGATGCTGGATTATTCAGACCGAGCTCTTGTCATGGTGGATGGGGAATTGATTGCCGATACTGATCCAGCTAGTCTTTTGAGCAATCCTGAGCTGTTAGTAAAAGCCAATCTAAAAGAAACTTCAATCTTCAACTTGGCCAAGAAACTAGACGTGGATCCACTTGCTTTAACGGCATTTTACAAAGAAAGGAGAGAAGGATGCAAGCTAAATTAA
- a CDS encoding phosphatase PAP2 family protein, producing MKDKQTFLMKGSFALLLFVILGYMVKFYPETLVGFDQPIQTAVRGDLPDYLTILFRAITRLIDIPVIITWVVITAFIFYRKRWKIESFFMLGNLALAGLLIVTFKNIYQRPRPSILHLVEEKGFSFPSGHSLAVTLMVGTLIVVLSQRMKDPVWRKIVQIVLGLYLVSVLVSRVYLGVHYPSDVLASLCVGLGVLFIEFPFYDKLRFQWRFTGKQK from the coding sequence ATGAAAGATAAACAAACATTTTTAATGAAGGGCAGTTTTGCCCTTTTACTTTTCGTTATTCTTGGCTACATGGTCAAATTTTACCCTGAAACGCTGGTCGGTTTTGACCAACCGATTCAGACTGCCGTTCGAGGAGACTTGCCAGATTACTTGACTATTCTTTTCAGGGCCATCACACGCTTGATTGATATCCCAGTGATTATCACTTGGGTTGTCATTACAGCTTTTATCTTTTATCGTAAGCGATGGAAGATAGAAAGTTTCTTTATGCTGGGAAATCTGGCTTTGGCAGGTCTTTTAATCGTGACCTTTAAAAATATCTACCAGCGTCCACGACCATCTATTTTACACTTGGTTGAGGAGAAGGGATTTTCCTTTCCAAGCGGCCATTCTCTGGCTGTAACCTTGATGGTAGGCACTCTGATTGTCGTCCTTAGTCAACGGATGAAAGATCCAGTCTGGAGAAAAATTGTGCAAATCGTCCTTGGCCTCTACCTAGTCAGTGTGCTGGTATCAAGGGTCTATCTGGGAGTTCACTATCCATCAGATGTTCTTGCTAGTCTCTGTGTAGGCTTGGGAGTCTTGTTTATCGAGTTTCCCTTTTATGATAAGCTCCGCTTCCAATGGCGATTTACAGGTAAGCAGAAGTGA
- a CDS encoding ECF-type riboflavin transporter substrate-binding protein — translation MKNQSIKQVVAIGVGAALFVVIGMISIPTPVPNTSIQLQYAVQSLLSIIFGPLVGLLVGLIGHAVKDSLAGYGLWWTWIIASGLFGLAVGLFRKYVRVINGVFDWKDILIFNLIQLLANALVWGVLAPLGDVVIYQEAAEKVFAQGIVAGIANGVSVAIAGTLLLLAYAGTQTRAGSLKKD, via the coding sequence ATGAAAAATCAATCAATTAAACAAGTTGTTGCTATCGGTGTTGGAGCTGCGCTCTTTGTTGTTATCGGGATGATCAGCATTCCGACACCTGTTCCAAATACAAGCATCCAGCTTCAGTATGCGGTACAGAGCCTCTTGTCTATCATTTTTGGCCCTCTAGTGGGATTACTTGTTGGTTTAATTGGTCATGCAGTGAAGGACTCTCTTGCTGGCTACGGTCTTTGGTGGACTTGGATTATTGCTAGCGGGCTCTTTGGTCTAGCTGTGGGGCTATTTAGAAAGTACGTTCGCGTGATTAATGGTGTCTTTGACTGGAAAGATATTCTCATTTTTAACCTCATTCAACTACTTGCAAATGCTCTGGTTTGGGGTGTCTTGGCACCACTTGGAGATGTTGTGATTTATCAAGAAGCTGCAGAAAAAGTATTTGCCCAAGGGATTGTTGCGGGAATTGCTAATGGTGTATCTGTAGCTATTGCAGGAACTCTTCTCTTGCTTGCCTATGCAGGAACTCAAACTCGTGCAGGAAGTTTGAAAAAGGACTAA
- a CDS encoding ECF transporter S component, whose protein sequence is MTNTRRLSTIAILSAISFVLMYFDFPLLPAASFLKIEFSILPVLVGLVVMDLPAALGILLLRSLLKLLLNSQGVNTYIGLPMNIVALGVFVIVFALIWKKERTALRFLLGSLAGTVGLTVAMLVLNYVYAVPLYAKFANFDIGKILGLSNYLMTMVLPFNLIEGVIFSVSFWLLYVLLKPTLKHYER, encoded by the coding sequence ATGACAAACACACGTCGACTTTCGACCATTGCGATTCTATCAGCCATCTCATTTGTGCTGATGTACTTTGACTTTCCGCTTTTACCAGCGGCGTCCTTCCTCAAGATCGAATTTAGTATCTTGCCAGTCCTTGTGGGTCTGGTAGTCATGGATTTGCCTGCTGCTCTAGGAATTCTCTTGCTTCGCTCACTCTTGAAATTGCTTCTTAATAGTCAAGGAGTGAATACTTACATTGGTTTGCCGATGAATATCGTAGCTTTGGGAGTTTTTGTCATCGTATTTGCTTTGATTTGGAAAAAGGAACGGACAGCTCTTCGTTTCCTACTAGGCTCTCTAGCTGGGACTGTTGGTTTAACTGTGGCAATGTTGGTTCTCAACTATGTTTACGCTGTTCCTTTGTACGCTAAGTTTGCTAACTTTGATATTGGAAAAATTTTGGGACTTTCCAACTACCTAATGACTATGGTGTTGCCTTTTAACTTGATTGAAGGTGTAATCTTTTCTGTTTCATTCTGGTTGTTGTACGTCCTTTTGAAACCAACCTTAAAACATTATGAAAGATAA
- a CDS encoding SAM hydrolase/SAM-dependent halogenase family protein translates to MNNNLLVLQSDFGLVDGAVSAMIGVALEESPTLKIHHLTHDITPYNIFEGSYRLFQTVDYWPEGTTFVSVVDPGVGSKRKSVVAKTAKNQYIVTPDNGTLSFIKKHVGIVAIREISEVANRRQNTEHSYTFHGRDVYAYTGAKLASGHISFEEVGPELSVDQIVELPVVETIIEDHLVKGAIDILDVRFGSLWTSITREEFYKLEPAFGDRFEVTIYHADMLVYQNQVVYGKSFADVRIGQPILYINSLYRLGLAINQGSFAKAYNVGVGSSWTIEIKKIES, encoded by the coding sequence ATGAATAATAATTTACTGGTGTTACAATCAGACTTTGGTCTGGTTGATGGTGCGGTATCGGCTATGATTGGAGTGGCTTTAGAAGAATCTCCAACCTTAAAAATTCATCACTTGACGCACGATATCACACCTTATAATATTTTTGAGGGGAGCTATCGTCTCTTTCAGACGGTGGATTACTGGCCTGAGGGAACGACTTTTGTATCGGTTGTCGATCCAGGTGTCGGCTCGAAACGTAAGAGTGTAGTTGCCAAGACTGCAAAAAATCAATACATTGTCACTCCAGACAATGGGACTCTTTCTTTTATCAAGAAACACGTTGGTATTGTAGCTATTCGTGAGATTTCTGAAGTGGCCAATAGACGTCAAAACACAGAGCACTCTTATACTTTCCACGGTCGTGATGTCTATGCCTATACTGGTGCTAAATTAGCCAGTGGTCACATTAGTTTTGAGGAAGTGGGGCCAGAGCTCAGTGTGGATCAGATTGTGGAGCTTCCAGTCGTAGAGACCATCATTGAAGACCATTTGGTGAAGGGAGCTATTGATATTCTGGATGTGCGTTTTGGTTCGCTTTGGACCTCTATCACGCGAGAAGAATTTTACAAGCTGGAACCAGCATTTGGTGACCGTTTTGAAGTGACTATCTATCACGCTGATATGCTGGTCTATCAAAATCAGGTTGTTTATGGCAAATCATTTGCAGATGTGAGAATTGGGCAACCCATCCTTTACATCAATTCCCTCTATCGTTTAGGTCTGGCTATCAACCAAGGTTCCTTTGCCAAGGCCTATAATGTGGGTGTCGGTTCATCTTGGACCATTGAAATAAAGAAAATAGAATCATAA
- a CDS encoding TrkH family potassium uptake protein, translated as MNKSMIRYLLSKLLLIEAALLLVPVAVAIYYRESIQVFTALFTTIGILVLLGGSGILQKPKNQRIYAKEGILIVALCWILWSFFGGLPFVFAGQIPSVIDAFFEISSGFTTTGATILNDVSVLSRSLLFWRSFTHLIGGMGVLVFALAIMDNAKNSHLEVMKAEVPGPVFGKVVSKLKNTAQILYLLYLALFSLFVIIYYLAGMPLFDSFVIAMGTAGTGGFTVYNDGIAHYGSSLITYLVSIGVLVFGVNFNLYYYLMLRRIKAFFGDEELRAYLVIVLLSTGLISLNTLYLYPGFSKSFEMAFFQVSNIITTTGFGYGDITNWPLFSQFILLFLMAIGGSAGSTAGGLKVIRGLILSKIAKNQILSILSPHRVLTLHVNKTVIDKDTQHKILKYFVIYAMILLALIFIVSLDSNDFLVVTSAVFSCFNNIGPILGTTSSFSIFSPISKILLSFAMIAGRLEIYPILLLFMKRTWSKR; from the coding sequence ATGAATAAAAGTATGATTCGTTACCTCCTTTCAAAATTACTTTTGATTGAAGCTGCTCTTCTCTTGGTTCCTGTAGCTGTTGCTATCTATTACCGTGAATCGATCCAAGTCTTTACAGCCCTCTTTACAACGATTGGGATTCTCGTATTACTAGGCGGTTCAGGAATTTTACAAAAGCCAAAAAATCAACGGATTTATGCCAAGGAGGGAATCTTGATCGTTGCCCTCTGTTGGATCCTCTGGTCTTTCTTTGGTGGTCTCCCCTTTGTCTTTGCAGGGCAAATTCCCAGCGTTATCGATGCCTTTTTTGAGATCAGTTCTGGGTTTACAACTACCGGAGCAACTATTCTGAACGACGTTTCGGTTCTCAGCCGTTCCCTCCTCTTCTGGCGAAGTTTTACCCACTTGATCGGAGGGATGGGAGTGCTTGTTTTTGCACTTGCTATTATGGATAATGCCAAGAATAGCCACCTAGAGGTAATGAAGGCTGAGGTTCCTGGTCCCGTCTTTGGTAAAGTTGTATCCAAGCTAAAAAACACCGCTCAGATTCTCTATCTCCTTTATCTAGCTCTCTTCTCCCTCTTTGTCATCATCTATTATCTAGCTGGCATGCCCCTATTTGATAGTTTTGTTATTGCTATGGGGACAGCGGGAACAGGGGGGTTTACCGTCTATAACGACGGAATTGCTCACTATGGTAGCTCACTGATTACCTATCTGGTTAGTATAGGAGTTCTGGTTTTTGGGGTAAATTTCAATCTCTACTACTACCTCATGCTCCGTCGCATCAAAGCCTTCTTTGGTGACGAAGAACTTCGTGCTTACTTGGTCATTGTACTGCTTTCTACAGGCTTGATTAGCCTTAATACCCTCTATCTCTACCCAGGATTTTCAAAGAGTTTTGAAATGGCCTTCTTCCAGGTTTCCAACATCATTACAACAACTGGTTTTGGATATGGAGACATTACCAACTGGCCCCTATTCTCCCAGTTTATCCTCCTCTTCCTTATGGCAATCGGTGGTTCTGCTGGTTCAACCGCAGGTGGACTCAAGGTTATTCGAGGCCTCATCCTTTCAAAAATTGCTAAAAATCAGATTTTGTCAATCCTATCGCCCCACCGTGTTTTGACCCTCCATGTTAATAAAACGGTGATTGACAAAGATACCCAGCATAAGATTCTCAAGTACTTTGTCATCTATGCTATGATTTTGCTAGCACTTATCTTTATTGTCAGCCTAGATAGCAATGATTTCCTAGTTGTTACCAGTGCTGTTTTTAGTTGTTTCAATAATATCGGACCTATCCTAGGAACCACTTCTAGTTTCTCAATCTTTAGTCCCATCTCAAAAATTCTCCTCTCCTTTGCAATGATTGCAGGGCGCTTGGAGATCTACCCAATCTTACTTCTCTTTATGAAGAGAACTTGGTCTAAGAGATAA
- a CDS encoding GNAT family N-acetyltransferase yields MRLVPYYKVNHCEEAFAWYQDVNLVYLVDGVKRPYSPAALEAMYSYLDQHGELFWIEVKDKGEWFPIGDVTLSQDNLPIVIGNPAYQHLGLGKKVLSTLIELARVKGWKELKVKEIYTYNHASRRCFKSLGFVEDGATEKGTSFILKLV; encoded by the coding sequence CTGCGTCTTGTTCCTTATTATAAGGTCAATCATTGTGAGGAAGCTTTTGCTTGGTATCAGGATGTGAACTTGGTTTACCTCGTAGATGGTGTGAAGAGACCTTACAGTCCAGCGGCCTTGGAAGCTATGTATTCCTATTTGGATCAGCATGGTGAGCTTTTTTGGATTGAAGTCAAGGACAAGGGAGAATGGTTTCCAATTGGGGATGTTACTCTATCTCAGGATAATCTCCCCATTGTGATTGGGAATCCCGCTTATCAACATCTAGGGCTTGGGAAAAAGGTTCTAAGTACTTTGATTGAATTGGCTCGAGTAAAAGGGTGGAAAGAATTGAAAGTCAAGGAAATCTATACCTACAATCATGCTTCTAGGAGGTGTTTCAAGTCGCTTGGATTTGTGGAAGATGGAGCAACGGAAAAAGGAACGAGTTTTATACTGAAATTAGTCTAA